The Arcanobacterium wilhelmae region CCTTCATGTCCTTCCAGGATGTCGTTTCCATGGTGCGTTCCCCTCTATTCTTCGTAGGTTTTGAGTTGGAGGAGCCATTCGTCGAACAGTGCGTCAGCTCGAGGAATGTTGGTTTTGTACCACTCGCTCCATTTGTCGGCTTTATCTCCCGCAATGAGGAGGACTGCTTGGCGGTGAGGGTCGAAGGCGAAGAGGATGCGGATCTTGCTTCGTCCACGAGAACCCGGCCTTAGCTCTTTCATGTTGTGATGACGTGATGCTTTGATGTGGTCTGCAGTGGGACGACCAAGCGCTGGCCCGGCGGTTTCGAGGCGCG contains the following coding sequences:
- a CDS encoding type II toxin-antitoxin system RelE/ParE family toxin; its protein translation is MWEIILMKQVEDWLLNLTDDDYDLVAAAITRLETAGPALGRPTADHIKASRHHNMKELRPGSRGRSKIRILFAFDPHRQAVLLIAGDKADKWSEWYKTNIPRADALFDEWLLQLKTYEE